Proteins from a single region of Festucalex cinctus isolate MCC-2025b chromosome 19, RoL_Fcin_1.0, whole genome shotgun sequence:
- the LOC144007793 gene encoding 1-phosphatidylinositol phosphodiesterase, which translates to MWCKVINLILLLGVSRLSGAAIQRPDYDDTDTPEFFNPSWMASIPDARPLSEVTMPGTHNTMALYGGVYAECQTWSLASQLRAGVRFLDVRVRHVEGNLTIHHGVVYQHAHFGHVLEGVQDFLNSYPSETVLMRVKEELSDTDNIYGAVVDYIRRYARWEMLWHSRLVPTMGQARGKLIILQDFLGPDLGMRYKSMDIADDWKVPTLLHVEEKWQSVYEHLEMAPTGNKDQIFLTYSSGAGVFAVPMAVAQRVNPQLYGYLKAKSDLNQRFGIICMDFPAAPMIQTIIDFQLKAGAEKIPLIQLGLQF; encoded by the exons TCATCAACCTCATTCTCCTTTTGGG CGTCTCCCGTTTGAGCGGGGCTGCAATCCAGCGACCAGACTACGACGACACGGACACCCCGGAGTTCTTCAACCCGTCCTGGATGGCGAGCATCCCTGACGCGCGGCCCCTGTCCGAGGTCACCATGCCTGGCACCCATAACACCATGGCTCTTTACGGCGGCGTCTACGCCGAGTGCCAGACGTGGAGCCTGGCTTCGCAGCTGCGCGCCGGCGTCCGCTTCCTTGACGTCCGCGTGCGCCACGTGGAGGGCAACCTCACCATCCACCACGGGGTGGTGTACCAGCACGCCCACTTCGGCCACGTGCTGGAGGGCGTGCAGGACTTCCTGAACAGTTACCCGAGCGAGACGGTGCTGATGCGCGTCAAGGAGGAGCTGAGCGACACAGATAACATCTACGGGGCTGTGGTGGACTACATACGGCGCTATGCCCGATGGGAGATGTTGTGGCATAGCCGTCTGGTGCCCACCATGGGCCAGGCGCGAGGTAAGCTCATCATCCTGCAGGACTTCCTTGGGCCAGACTTAGGGATGCGCTACAAGTCCATGGACATCGCTGACGACTGGAAG GTTCCCACGCTCCTGCATGTGGAGGAGAAGTGGCAAAGTGTCTACGAGCACCTTGAGATGGCACCCACAGGGAATAAGGACCAGATTTTCCTCACGTACAGCAGCGGCGCCGGCGTCTTTGCCGTCCCGATGGCTGTAGCACAACGTGTTAATCCTCAGCTGTATGGCTACTTGAAGGCCAAGAGCGACCTGAACCAGCGCTTTGGGATCATATGCATGGACTTCCCCGCTGCTCCCATGATTCAAACCATCATTGACTTCCAGCTTAAAGCAGGAGCGGAGAAAATACCTTTGATCCAACTCGGTTTGCAAttctaa